The Brassica napus cultivar Da-Ae unplaced genomic scaffold, Da-Ae ScsIHWf_1008;HRSCAF=1414, whole genome shotgun sequence genome has a window encoding:
- the LOC125595220 gene encoding protein LHY-like isoform X2, whose product MDTNTSDGPGEELLTKARKPYTITKQRERWTEDEHDRFLEALRLYGRAWQRIQEHIGTKTAVQIRSHAQKFFTKLEKEAEAKGIKALDIEIPPPRPKRKPNAPYPRKPGPSSSQAKQLVSSSECNQQAFLDLEKKISTGKENQEENCSGVNKYPLPNKVVTPGKRKTFMESSDPSLRKASADNETSKASNVDNNVVHEKNKDRDDDDDDDDDGGLHSARHHPATTTSPSAATTTTSHQAFPAFRFQHDYRSFLHMSSTFSNLIMSTLLQNPAAHAAATFAASAWPFTTNAGDSSTQMSSSPPTIAAIVAATVAAATAWWASHGLLPTPVPLPAVPVPTPAAMDNVGNDHLEKQSTAFQEQNMASKSPDSSSDDSDETGITKIKADGDKEEVVAALQDSNVSHKKNPVDRSSCGSNTPSGSDVETDALEKEKEADANQPSVIELGNRRSKIRDNNNNQTTDSWKEVSQGGRIAFQALFARERLPQSFSPPQVEENVNGKQISDTSMPLAHNNLNKIQDSCKADQESAVDEEPGKSLKMRETGFKPYKRCSMEAKESQVGNANNHNDEKVCCKRLRLEAEAST is encoded by the exons ATGGATACAAATACATCTGATGGACCTGGTGAAGAATTGTTAACTAAG GCAAGAAAGCCATATACAATAACGAAGCAGCGAGAACGATGGACTGAGGACGAGCATGATAGGTTTCTTGAAGCCTTGAGGCTTTATGGACGAGCTTGGCAACGTATCCAAG aACATATTGGGACAAAGACTGCTGTTCAGATCAGAAGCCATGCACAAAAGTTCTTCACAAAG TTGGAGAAAGAGGCTGAAGCTAAAGGCATTAAAGCTCTGGACATAGAGATTCCACCTCCTCGTCctaaaagaaaacccaatgcTCCTTATCCTCGGAAACCTGGTCCATCTTCGTCGCAAGCGAAACAGCTTGTATCTTCTTCAGAATGTAACCAGCAGGCCTTCTTGGATTTGGAAAAG AAAATATCAACTGGGAAAGAAAATCAAGAAGAGAACTGCTCAGGGGTGAACAAGTATCCCTTACCAAATAAAGTAGTAACTCCAGGGAAACGAAAGACATTCATGGAATCTTCTGATCCGTCGCTAAGAAAG GCAAGTGCCGATAATGAAACAAGCAAGGCTTCAAATGTGGACAACAACGTGGTTCATGAGAAGAACAAAGacagagatgatgatgatgatgatgatgatgatggtggtctGCACAGCGCAAGGCATCATCCAGCTACTACAACTTCACCATCTGCTGCTACTACTACAACTTCCCATCAAGCGTTTCCAGCATTCCGTTTCCAGCATGATTACCGCTCGTTTCTCCACATGTCTTCTACTTTCTCCAATCTTATCATGTCTACACTCCTACAGAATCCTGCTGCTCATGCTGCAGCCACATTCGCTGCTTCGGCCTGGCCCTTTACTACTAATGCCGGAGACTCATCAACGCAAATGAGCTCTTCTCCTCCAACTATAGCTGCCATCGTTGCTGCTACAGTAGCTGCCGCAACTGCTTGGTGGGCTTCTCATGGACTTCTTCCTACTCCAGTCCCATTACCAGCCGTCCCAGTTCCAACTCCAGCAGCTATGGACAACGTCGGAAATGATCACCTTGAGAAACAAAGCACGGCCTTTCAAGAACAAAACATGGCTTCAAAATCTCCAGATTCATCATCCGACGATTCAGACGAGACTGGAATTACCAAGATAAAGGCTGACGGTGACAAGGAGGAAGTTGTTGCTGCTTTGCAAGATTCAAACGTTTCCCACAAGAAAAATCCAGTGGACCGCTCATCGTGTGGGTCAAACACACCTTCAGGCAGTGACGTGGAAACAGACGCattggagaaagaaaaagaggcAGATGCAAACCAGCCAAGTGTTATTGAGTTAGGCAACCGTCGGAGTAAAATcagagacaacaacaacaaccaaacTACTGATTCATGGAAGGAAGTCTCTCAAGGG GGTCGTATAGCATTTCAGGCTCTCTTTGCAAGAGAGAGGTTGCCACAAAGCTTTTCACCTCCTCAAGTGGAAGAGAATGTGAATGGAAAACAAATTAGCGACACGTCAATGCCATTGGCTCATAATAACTTGAACAAGATTCAAGATTCTTGTAAGGCAGACCAAGAAAGCGCAGTGGATGAAGAACCGGGGAAGAGTCTTAAAATGAGAGAGACGGGGTTTAAGCCATACAAGAGATGTTCCATGGAAGCGAAAGAGAGCCAAGTTGGAAACGCAAACAATCACAATGATGAAAAGGTCTGCTGCAAGAGGCTTCGTCTGGAAGCAGAAGCTTCAACATAA
- the LOC125595218 gene encoding cathepsin B-like protease 2 → MAEHHHRIRVYLASAILLLAVINTGIAAENLSQQKLTSRILQNEIVKEVNENPNAGWIAAFNDRFANSTVAEFKRLLGVKPTPKNEFLGVPVVSHDIDISLKLPKEFDARTAWSQCSSIGRILDQGHCGSCWAFGAVESLSDRFCIKYNMNISLSVNDLLACCGFLCGQGCNGGYPISAWRYFKHHGVVTEECDPYFDNTGCSHPGCEPAYPTPKCVRKCVSGNQLWRESKHYGVSAYKVRHGPQDIMAEVYKNGPVEVAFTVYEDFAHYKSGVYKHITGANIGGHAVKLIGWGTSDDGEDYWLLANQWNRSWGDDGYFKIKRGTNECGIEHGVVAGLPSDRNVFNGINTSDDVLVSSF, encoded by the exons ATGGCTGAACATCATCATCGCATCAGAGTCTACTTAGCCTCTGCTATCTTACTTTTAGCGGTTATTAATACG gGAATTGCAGCAGAGAATCTTTCCCAGCAGAAGCTAACTTCACGAATTcttcag AATGAGATTGTGAAAGAAGTCAATGAGAATCCAAACGCTGGATGGATAGCTGCTTTCAATGATCGCTTTGCTAACTCCACC GTTGCAGAGTTTAAGCGCCTCCTCGGTGTTAAACCAACACCTAAGAACGAATTCTTAGGCGTACCTGTTGTAAGCCATGACATTGAcatctctctcaagcttcctaaAGAATTTGACGCTAGAACTGCTTGGTCTCAGTGCTCCAGTATTGGAAGGATCCTAG ATCAG ggTCACTGCGGTTCTTGCTGGGCATTTGGGGCGGTAGAGTCACTGTCTGACAGGTTCTGCATCAAATATAACATG AATATATCTTTATCAGTCAATGATCTCTTAGCATGTTGTGGATTCCTTTGCGGTCAAGGCTGTAATGGTGGCTACCCTATTTCCGCGTGGCGATACTTTAAGCACCACGGTGTAGTCACCGAAGAG TGTGATCCATACTTTGACAATACTGGATGCTCACACCCGGGATGTGAACCCGCTTACCCTACACCAAAATGTGTGAGGAAATGTGTTAGTGGAAACCAGCTTTGGCGTGAATCAAAACACTATGGTGTTAGCGCCTACAAAGTCAGACATGGCCCTCAAGACATTATGGCTGAAGTTTACAAAAACGGACCTGTTGAGGTTGCCTTTACCGTTTATGAG GACTTTGCGCATTACAAATCTGGAGTGTACAAGCACATAACAGGTGCAAACATTGGAGGTCATGCTGTCAAGCTTATTGGCTggggaacttctgatgatggcGAAGATTATTGG TTGCTTGCAAATCAATGGAACCGAAGCTGGGGTGAT GATGGTTACTTCAAGATCAAGAGAGGAACGAACGAATGTGGAATCGAACACGGTGTTGTCGCCGGTTTGCCTTCAGACAGGAACGTCTTTAATGGTATTAATACATCAGATGATGTTCTAGTTTcctcattttaa
- the LOC125595220 gene encoding protein LHY-like isoform X3, translating to MDTNTSDGPGEELLTKARKPYTITKQRERWTEDEHDRFLEALRLYGRAWQRIQEHIGTKTAVQIRSHAQKFFTKKISTGKENQEENCSGVNKYPLPNKVVTPGKRKTFMESSDPSLRKASADNETSKASNVDNNVVHEKNKDRDDDDDDDDDGGLHSARHHPATTTSPSAATTTTSHQAFPAFRFQHDYRSFLHMSSTFSNLIMSTLLQNPAAHAAATFAASAWPFTTNAGDSSTQMSSSPPTIAAIVAATVAAATAWWASHGLLPTPVPLPAVPVPTPAAMDNVGNDHLEKQSTAFQEQNMASKSPDSSSDDSDETGITKIKADGDKEEVVAALQDSNVSHKKNPVDRSSCGSNTPSGSDVETDALEKEKEADANQPSVIELGNRRSKIRDNNNNQTTDSWKEVSQGGRIAFQALFARERLPQSFSPPQVEENVNGKQISDTSMPLAHNNLNKIQDSCKADQESAVDEEPGKSLKMRETGFKPYKRCSMEAKESQVGNANNHNDEKVCCKRLRLEAEAST from the exons ATGGATACAAATACATCTGATGGACCTGGTGAAGAATTGTTAACTAAG GCAAGAAAGCCATATACAATAACGAAGCAGCGAGAACGATGGACTGAGGACGAGCATGATAGGTTTCTTGAAGCCTTGAGGCTTTATGGACGAGCTTGGCAACGTATCCAAG aACATATTGGGACAAAGACTGCTGTTCAGATCAGAAGCCATGCACAAAAGTTCTTCACAAAG AAAATATCAACTGGGAAAGAAAATCAAGAAGAGAACTGCTCAGGGGTGAACAAGTATCCCTTACCAAATAAAGTAGTAACTCCAGGGAAACGAAAGACATTCATGGAATCTTCTGATCCGTCGCTAAGAAAG GCAAGTGCCGATAATGAAACAAGCAAGGCTTCAAATGTGGACAACAACGTGGTTCATGAGAAGAACAAAGacagagatgatgatgatgatgatgatgatgatggtggtctGCACAGCGCAAGGCATCATCCAGCTACTACAACTTCACCATCTGCTGCTACTACTACAACTTCCCATCAAGCGTTTCCAGCATTCCGTTTCCAGCATGATTACCGCTCGTTTCTCCACATGTCTTCTACTTTCTCCAATCTTATCATGTCTACACTCCTACAGAATCCTGCTGCTCATGCTGCAGCCACATTCGCTGCTTCGGCCTGGCCCTTTACTACTAATGCCGGAGACTCATCAACGCAAATGAGCTCTTCTCCTCCAACTATAGCTGCCATCGTTGCTGCTACAGTAGCTGCCGCAACTGCTTGGTGGGCTTCTCATGGACTTCTTCCTACTCCAGTCCCATTACCAGCCGTCCCAGTTCCAACTCCAGCAGCTATGGACAACGTCGGAAATGATCACCTTGAGAAACAAAGCACGGCCTTTCAAGAACAAAACATGGCTTCAAAATCTCCAGATTCATCATCCGACGATTCAGACGAGACTGGAATTACCAAGATAAAGGCTGACGGTGACAAGGAGGAAGTTGTTGCTGCTTTGCAAGATTCAAACGTTTCCCACAAGAAAAATCCAGTGGACCGCTCATCGTGTGGGTCAAACACACCTTCAGGCAGTGACGTGGAAACAGACGCattggagaaagaaaaagaggcAGATGCAAACCAGCCAAGTGTTATTGAGTTAGGCAACCGTCGGAGTAAAATcagagacaacaacaacaaccaaacTACTGATTCATGGAAGGAAGTCTCTCAAGGG GGTCGTATAGCATTTCAGGCTCTCTTTGCAAGAGAGAGGTTGCCACAAAGCTTTTCACCTCCTCAAGTGGAAGAGAATGTGAATGGAAAACAAATTAGCGACACGTCAATGCCATTGGCTCATAATAACTTGAACAAGATTCAAGATTCTTGTAAGGCAGACCAAGAAAGCGCAGTGGATGAAGAACCGGGGAAGAGTCTTAAAATGAGAGAGACGGGGTTTAAGCCATACAAGAGATGTTCCATGGAAGCGAAAGAGAGCCAAGTTGGAAACGCAAACAATCACAATGATGAAAAGGTCTGCTGCAAGAGGCTTCGTCTGGAAGCAGAAGCTTCAACATAA
- the LOC106407032 gene encoding probable desiccation-related protein LEA14 encodes MASLLDKAKDFVADKLAGVPKPEGSVTDVDLKDVNRDSVEYLAKVSVTNPYGHAIPICEINFTIHSGGREIGKGKIPDPGSLKAKDMTVLDVPIVVPYSILFNLARDVGADWDIDYLLEIGLTIDLPVVGDFTIPVTSKGEIKLPTFKDYF; translated from the exons ATGGCGAGTTTACTAGATAAAGCAAAAGATTTCGTGGCTGATAAACTCGCCGGGGTTCCTAAACCGGAGGGTTCGGTTACGGACGTCGACCTTAAAGACGTGAACCGTGACTCCGTCGAGTACTTAGCCAAAGTTTCAGTCACCAATCCTTACGGTCACGCAATTCCGATCTGCGAGATCAATTTCACTATTCACAGCGGTGGCCG GGAAATTGGAAAGGGGAAGATACCGGACCCTGGTTCACTGAAAGCAAAGGACATGACGGTTCTTGATGTTCCGATCGTGGTGCCGTATAGTATACTGTTCAACTTGGCTCGAGACGTTGGTGCGGACTGGGACATTGACTATTTGCTCGAAATAGGTCTCACCATTGATCTTCCTGTAGTCGGGGATTTTACTATTCCGGTTACCAGCAAGGGCGAAATCAAACTCCCTACTTTTAAAGACTACTTCTGA
- the LOC125595220 gene encoding protein LHY-like isoform X1: MDTNTSDGPGEELLTKARKPYTITKQRERWTEDEHDRFLEALRLYGRAWQRIQEHIGTKTAVQIRSHAQKFFTKLEKEAEAKGIKALDIEIPPPRPKRKPNAPYPRKPGPSSSQAKQLVSSSECNQQAFLDLEKVPLPEKISTGKENQEENCSGVNKYPLPNKVVTPGKRKTFMESSDPSLRKASADNETSKASNVDNNVVHEKNKDRDDDDDDDDDGGLHSARHHPATTTSPSAATTTTSHQAFPAFRFQHDYRSFLHMSSTFSNLIMSTLLQNPAAHAAATFAASAWPFTTNAGDSSTQMSSSPPTIAAIVAATVAAATAWWASHGLLPTPVPLPAVPVPTPAAMDNVGNDHLEKQSTAFQEQNMASKSPDSSSDDSDETGITKIKADGDKEEVVAALQDSNVSHKKNPVDRSSCGSNTPSGSDVETDALEKEKEADANQPSVIELGNRRSKIRDNNNNQTTDSWKEVSQGGRIAFQALFARERLPQSFSPPQVEENVNGKQISDTSMPLAHNNLNKIQDSCKADQESAVDEEPGKSLKMRETGFKPYKRCSMEAKESQVGNANNHNDEKVCCKRLRLEAEAST; the protein is encoded by the exons ATGGATACAAATACATCTGATGGACCTGGTGAAGAATTGTTAACTAAG GCAAGAAAGCCATATACAATAACGAAGCAGCGAGAACGATGGACTGAGGACGAGCATGATAGGTTTCTTGAAGCCTTGAGGCTTTATGGACGAGCTTGGCAACGTATCCAAG aACATATTGGGACAAAGACTGCTGTTCAGATCAGAAGCCATGCACAAAAGTTCTTCACAAAG TTGGAGAAAGAGGCTGAAGCTAAAGGCATTAAAGCTCTGGACATAGAGATTCCACCTCCTCGTCctaaaagaaaacccaatgcTCCTTATCCTCGGAAACCTGGTCCATCTTCGTCGCAAGCGAAACAGCTTGTATCTTCTTCAGAATGTAACCAGCAGGCCTTCTTGGATTTGGAAAAGGTGCCCCTTCCTGAG AAAATATCAACTGGGAAAGAAAATCAAGAAGAGAACTGCTCAGGGGTGAACAAGTATCCCTTACCAAATAAAGTAGTAACTCCAGGGAAACGAAAGACATTCATGGAATCTTCTGATCCGTCGCTAAGAAAG GCAAGTGCCGATAATGAAACAAGCAAGGCTTCAAATGTGGACAACAACGTGGTTCATGAGAAGAACAAAGacagagatgatgatgatgatgatgatgatgatggtggtctGCACAGCGCAAGGCATCATCCAGCTACTACAACTTCACCATCTGCTGCTACTACTACAACTTCCCATCAAGCGTTTCCAGCATTCCGTTTCCAGCATGATTACCGCTCGTTTCTCCACATGTCTTCTACTTTCTCCAATCTTATCATGTCTACACTCCTACAGAATCCTGCTGCTCATGCTGCAGCCACATTCGCTGCTTCGGCCTGGCCCTTTACTACTAATGCCGGAGACTCATCAACGCAAATGAGCTCTTCTCCTCCAACTATAGCTGCCATCGTTGCTGCTACAGTAGCTGCCGCAACTGCTTGGTGGGCTTCTCATGGACTTCTTCCTACTCCAGTCCCATTACCAGCCGTCCCAGTTCCAACTCCAGCAGCTATGGACAACGTCGGAAATGATCACCTTGAGAAACAAAGCACGGCCTTTCAAGAACAAAACATGGCTTCAAAATCTCCAGATTCATCATCCGACGATTCAGACGAGACTGGAATTACCAAGATAAAGGCTGACGGTGACAAGGAGGAAGTTGTTGCTGCTTTGCAAGATTCAAACGTTTCCCACAAGAAAAATCCAGTGGACCGCTCATCGTGTGGGTCAAACACACCTTCAGGCAGTGACGTGGAAACAGACGCattggagaaagaaaaagaggcAGATGCAAACCAGCCAAGTGTTATTGAGTTAGGCAACCGTCGGAGTAAAATcagagacaacaacaacaaccaaacTACTGATTCATGGAAGGAAGTCTCTCAAGGG GGTCGTATAGCATTTCAGGCTCTCTTTGCAAGAGAGAGGTTGCCACAAAGCTTTTCACCTCCTCAAGTGGAAGAGAATGTGAATGGAAAACAAATTAGCGACACGTCAATGCCATTGGCTCATAATAACTTGAACAAGATTCAAGATTCTTGTAAGGCAGACCAAGAAAGCGCAGTGGATGAAGAACCGGGGAAGAGTCTTAAAATGAGAGAGACGGGGTTTAAGCCATACAAGAGATGTTCCATGGAAGCGAAAGAGAGCCAAGTTGGAAACGCAAACAATCACAATGATGAAAAGGTCTGCTGCAAGAGGCTTCGTCTGGAAGCAGAAGCTTCAACATAA
- the LOC125595219 gene encoding uncharacterized protein LOC125595219 isoform X2: MATPSLIRAKSLPPPSDLSLTSPTLVSRRRASPTGIFRRRDRPITTVTTTPCALRLCFSPVLIFKPGSPSVTPSQPPQDSKYSVLSPFSTRLTGHTTTAPSDDASCSDGALGAIICQRKTLILVGLMGLGLATRSSATNLFSKRYIWFHSWTWAVCITKITESMLSTGSPSRPLPLVYRPSPNPKRSLMEIELFVY, translated from the exons ATGGCAACGCCGTCTCTGATACGAGCCAAGTCTCTTCCTCCACCATCAGATCTATCGCTCACTTCACCTACTCTGGTCTCCCGTCGCCGCGCTTCTCCAACCGGAATCTTTCGCCGACGAGATAGACCCATCACCACCGTCACCACCACGCCGTGTGCTTTGCGTTTGTGCTTCTCTCCTGTTCTTATCTTCAAGCCCGGCTCTCCCTCTGTAACACCGTCTCAACCCCCACAGGACAGCAAGTACTCCGTGCTCAGCCCGTTCTCGACTAGGCTCACCGGACACACGACGACAGCTCCCTCCGACGACGCCTCATGCTCCGACGGCGCATTGGGTGCGATTATTTGCCAaaggaaaaccctaatcttagtGGGCCTTATGGGCTTGGGCCTGGCCACAAGGAGTTCAGCTACCAACCTTTTTTCCAAACGATACATTTGGTTTCACTCGTGGACATGGGCAGTGTGCATAACTAAAATCACCGAATCTATGCTTAGCACCGGTTCACCTAGCCGGCCCCTCCCTCTTGTGTATCGTCCTTCCCCAAACCCAAAG AGATCACTGATGGAGATAGAGCTGTTTGTTTACTGA
- the LOC125595221 gene encoding 60S acidic ribosomal protein P1-1-like: MSTVGELACSYAVMILEDEGIAITADKIATLIKSAGVSCESYWPMLFAKMAEKRNVTDLIMNVGTGGGGGAPVSAAAPAAGGGGGGAAAAPAAEEKKKEEVAEESDGDLGFGLFD, encoded by the exons ATGTCGACAGTGGGAGAGCTTGCTTGCAGCTACGCTGTTATGATCCTCGAGGATGAGGGTATTGCCATCACG GCCGACAAGATCGCTACTTTGATCAAATCTGCTGGTGTTAGTTGTGAGTCATACTGGCCAATGCTATTCGCCAAGATGGCTGAGAAACGTAACGTCACAGACCTCATCATGAACGTTGGTACTGGTGGGGGAGGTGGTGCACCAGTTTCTGCTGCTGCTCCAGCtgccggtggtggtggtggtggtgcagCAGCTGCCCCTGCCgctgaggagaagaagaag GAAGAAGTAGCAGAAGAGAGTGATGGAGATTTGGGTTTCGGCTTGTTCGACTAA
- the LOC125595219 gene encoding uncharacterized protein LOC125595219 isoform X1, protein MATPSLIRAKSLPPPSDLSLTSPTLVSRRRASPTGIFRRRDRPITTVTTTPCALRLCFSPVLIFKPGSPSVTPSQPPQDSKYSVLSPFSTRLTGHTTTAPSDDASCSDGALGAIICQRKTLILVGLMGLGLATRSSATNLFSKRYIWFHSWTWAVCITKITESMLSTGSPSRPLPLVYRPSPNPKSFQRSLMEIELFVY, encoded by the exons ATGGCAACGCCGTCTCTGATACGAGCCAAGTCTCTTCCTCCACCATCAGATCTATCGCTCACTTCACCTACTCTGGTCTCCCGTCGCCGCGCTTCTCCAACCGGAATCTTTCGCCGACGAGATAGACCCATCACCACCGTCACCACCACGCCGTGTGCTTTGCGTTTGTGCTTCTCTCCTGTTCTTATCTTCAAGCCCGGCTCTCCCTCTGTAACACCGTCTCAACCCCCACAGGACAGCAAGTACTCCGTGCTCAGCCCGTTCTCGACTAGGCTCACCGGACACACGACGACAGCTCCCTCCGACGACGCCTCATGCTCCGACGGCGCATTGGGTGCGATTATTTGCCAaaggaaaaccctaatcttagtGGGCCTTATGGGCTTGGGCCTGGCCACAAGGAGTTCAGCTACCAACCTTTTTTCCAAACGATACATTTGGTTTCACTCGTGGACATGGGCAGTGTGCATAACTAAAATCACCGAATCTATGCTTAGCACCGGTTCACCTAGCCGGCCCCTCCCTCTTGTGTATCGTCCTTCCCCAAACCCAAAG TCTTTTCAGAGATCACTGATGGAGATAGAGCTGTTTGTTTACTGA
- the LOC106408882 gene encoding B3 domain-containing transcription factor NGA3-like — protein MDLSLAPATNSDQEQDRDQELNSNIGASSSSGTGNDSNFPMMMTIPQPEKEHMFDKVVTPSDVGKLNRLVIPKQHAERYFPLDSSNNQNGTLLNFQDRNGKMWRFRYSYWNSSQSYVITKGWSRFVKEKKLDAGDIVSFQRGIGDESKRLKLYIDWRHRPNMMSVAQTHNQFGNFGFNFNFPTTSQCFNRFHPLPEYNTVPIHRSLNHQRSYYYNNHGQEFVGYVYGNLAGRCYYTGGSPFDQRSIVGSEPLVIESVPVVPGRLTPVILPPLPPPSMAGKRLRLFGVNMECGNNDNNQQEESWVLPRGEMGASSSSSALRLNLSSDHDDEDDNGDGDGDGGDQFAKKGKSSRFL, from the coding sequence ATGGATCTATCCTTAGCTCCGGCAACAAACTCCGACCAAGAACAAGACAGAGACCAAGAATTAAACTCCAACATCGGAGCAAGCAGTAGCTCCGGAACCGGAAACGACAGCAACTTCCCGATGATGATGACGATACCGCAGCCGGAGAAAGAGCACATGTTCGACAAAGTGGTAACACCAAGCGACGTCGGAAAACTCAACCGACTAGTAATACCTAAACAACACGCGGAGAGGTATTTTCCACTAGACTCATCAAACAACCAAAACGGCACGCTGTTGAATTTCCAAGACAGAAACGGCAAGATGTGGAGATTCCGTTACTCGTACTGGAACTCTAGCCAGAGCTACGTGATAACCAAAGGATGGAGCCGTTTCGTCAAAGAGAAAAAGCTCGACGCTGGAGACATCGTCTCTTTCCAGCGAGGGATCGGAGATGAGTCCAAAAGATTGAAACTATACATCGATTGGAGGCATAGACCCAACATGATGAGCGTCGCTCAAACACATAATCAGTTTGGTAACTTCGGTTTTAACTTCAATTTTCCGACCACTTCTCAATGTTTCAACAGATTCCATCCATTGCCGGAATATAATACCGTTCCCATTCACCGGAGCTTGAACCACCAACGTTCGTATTATTATAACAATCATGGTCAAGAGTTTGTAGGGTATGTTTATGGGAATTTAGCTGGAAGGTGTTACTACACGGGCGGCTCACCGTTTGACCAAAGAAGCATTGTTGGATCAGAGCCGTTGGTTATTGAGTCAGTCCCTGTAGTTCCCGGGAGATTAACTCCGGTGATATTGCCTCCACTTCCTCCTCCTTCTATGGCGGGTAAGAGACTAAGGCTCTTTGGGGTGAATATGGAATGTGGTAATAATGACAATAATCAACAAGAAGAGTCTTGGGTGTTGCCACGTGGCGAAATgggtgcttcttcttcttcttcagctctgcgACTCAATTTATCTAGTGAtcatgatgatgaggatgataatggtgatggtgatggtgacgGTGGTGATCAGTTTGCTAAAAAAGGGAAGTCTTCTCGCTTTCTCTAG